The following proteins are encoded in a genomic region of Pangasianodon hypophthalmus isolate fPanHyp1 chromosome 26, fPanHyp1.pri, whole genome shotgun sequence:
- the gyg2 gene encoding glycogenin-2 isoform X1, which translates to MPEANQAFVTLATSDAYCMGSLVVGKCLRKHGTTRKLVVMVSPNISREARLSLEDVFDEVVVVDVLDSRDRAHLFWLRRPDLGVTFTKLHCWTLTQYTKCVFLDADTLVLCNVDELFEREELSAAPDPGWPDCFNSGVFVFRPSLETHSHLLEHAKMCGSFDGGDQGLLNAFFSDWAIKDINKHLPFIYNLSTNAIYTYLPAFHNYGHQAKIVHFLGKNKPWHVPYKQQPSTEVTQWDSNRILEQYVNLWWAEYNAHTKTHVDEPAERHDSEPIEQLCKMAAAPCSTHVTTSPHRSQPTATSPTAPFPHSRESVSQAEDREEKIPSESLGKLTVNVPSSSTYHQLEDMCSTLDIVSAADPEDLEKSELQEPLVEQKQLEDVSGAESALSEATPDNCSTLDIVSAANPEDLEKSELQEPLVEQKQLEEVSGAESALSEATPDNATMEALKENLEHRKRWEEGHIDYLGKDAFENIRIKLDQFLK; encoded by the exons ATGCCAG AGGCTAACCAGGCCTTTGTGACCCTGGCTACTAGTGATGCCTACTGCATGGGGAGTCTAGTGGTGGGCAAGTGCTTGCGAAAGCATGGAACAACTCGAAAACTGGTGGTGATGGTTTCTCCCAACATTAGCAGAGAGGCACG TTTGTCTTTAGAAGACGTGTTTGATGAGGTTGTAGTGGTGGACGTGTTGGACAGCAGGGACAGGGCTCACCTTTTCTGGCTGAGGCGTCCAGACCTGGGTGTCACCTTCACCAAACTTCACTGTTGGACGCTCACACAGTACACCAAATGTGTGTTTCTGGATGCTGATACACTT GTGCTGTGTAATGTCGATGAGCTGTTTGAGCGAGAAGAGCTCTCTGCGGCTCCAGATCCAGGCTGGCCCGATTGCTTCAACTCTGGCGTGTTTGTATTCAGACCGTCACTGGAGACCCACTCACACCTGCTGGAGCACGCCAAGATGTGTGGCAGCTTTGATG gaggtgaTCAGGGACTTTTAAATGCCTTTTTCAGTGACTGGGCAATAAAGGACATCAATAAGCATCTCCCATTCATTTACAACCTCAGCACCAATGCAATCTACACCTATTTACCAGCTTTCCACAA TTATGGCCATCAAGCAAAGATCGTCCACTTCCTGGGAAAGAACAAGCCATGGCATGTTCCATACAAGCAGCAACCATCCACTGAGGTTACTCAATGGGATTCCAACAGGATCTTGGAGCAATATGTGAACCTGTGGTGGGCAGAGTACAACGCTCACACAAAAACGCATGTAGATGAGCCTGCTGAGCGCCATGATTCTGAACCGATTGAGCAGCTATGCAAAATGGCAGCTGCACCCTGTTCCACCCATGTGACCACTTCGCCGCAT AGGTCACAGCCCACTGCAACATCACCCACCGCTCCTTTTCCTCACAGCCGTGAGTCAGTCTCTCAGGCCGaggacagagaagagaaaatacCCAGTGAATCACTCGGGAAGCTGACGGTGAATGTGCCGAGCTCAAGTACATATCATCAGCTGGAGGACATG TGTTCTACTCTTGACATTGTATCTGCTGCCGATCCTGAGGATTTGGAAAAGTCCGAGCTTCAGGAGCCACTAGTTGAACAAAAACAATTAGAAGACGTCTCAGGAGCAGAATCTGCCCTCTCAGAAGCCACACCAGACAAT TGTTCTACTCTTGACATTGTATCTGCTGCCAATCCTGAGGATTTGGAAAAGTCCGAGCTTCAGGAGCCACTAGTTGAACAAAAACAGTTAGAAGAGGTCTCAGGAGCAGAATCTGCCCTCTCAGAAGCCACACCAGACAAT GCCACAATGGAGGCTTTAAAGGAGAATTTGGAGCATCGGAAGAGGTGGGAAGAGGGCCATATTGATTACCTGGGCAAAGATGCCTTCGAGAACATCCGGATAAAGCTTGACCAATTTCTCAAATAA
- the gyg2 gene encoding glycogenin-2 isoform X4 — MPEANQAFVTLATSDAYCMGSLVVGKCLRKHGTTRKLVVMVSPNISREARLSLEDVFDEVVVVDVLDSRDRAHLFWLRRPDLGVTFTKLHCWTLTQYTKCVFLDADTLVLCNVDELFEREELSAAPDPGWPDCFNSGVFVFRPSLETHSHLLEHAKMCGSFDGGDQGLLNAFFSDWAIKDINKHLPFIYNLSTNAIYTYLPAFHNYGHQAKIVHFLGKNKPWHVPYKQQPSTEVTQWDSNRILEQYVNLWWAEYNAHTKTHVDEPAERHDSEPIEQLCKMAAAPCSTHVTTSPHRSQPTATSPTAPFPHSRESVSQAEDREEKIPSESLGKLTVNVPSSSTYHQLEDMATMEALKENLEHRKRWEEGHIDYLGKDAFENIRIKLDQFLK; from the exons ATGCCAG AGGCTAACCAGGCCTTTGTGACCCTGGCTACTAGTGATGCCTACTGCATGGGGAGTCTAGTGGTGGGCAAGTGCTTGCGAAAGCATGGAACAACTCGAAAACTGGTGGTGATGGTTTCTCCCAACATTAGCAGAGAGGCACG TTTGTCTTTAGAAGACGTGTTTGATGAGGTTGTAGTGGTGGACGTGTTGGACAGCAGGGACAGGGCTCACCTTTTCTGGCTGAGGCGTCCAGACCTGGGTGTCACCTTCACCAAACTTCACTGTTGGACGCTCACACAGTACACCAAATGTGTGTTTCTGGATGCTGATACACTT GTGCTGTGTAATGTCGATGAGCTGTTTGAGCGAGAAGAGCTCTCTGCGGCTCCAGATCCAGGCTGGCCCGATTGCTTCAACTCTGGCGTGTTTGTATTCAGACCGTCACTGGAGACCCACTCACACCTGCTGGAGCACGCCAAGATGTGTGGCAGCTTTGATG gaggtgaTCAGGGACTTTTAAATGCCTTTTTCAGTGACTGGGCAATAAAGGACATCAATAAGCATCTCCCATTCATTTACAACCTCAGCACCAATGCAATCTACACCTATTTACCAGCTTTCCACAA TTATGGCCATCAAGCAAAGATCGTCCACTTCCTGGGAAAGAACAAGCCATGGCATGTTCCATACAAGCAGCAACCATCCACTGAGGTTACTCAATGGGATTCCAACAGGATCTTGGAGCAATATGTGAACCTGTGGTGGGCAGAGTACAACGCTCACACAAAAACGCATGTAGATGAGCCTGCTGAGCGCCATGATTCTGAACCGATTGAGCAGCTATGCAAAATGGCAGCTGCACCCTGTTCCACCCATGTGACCACTTCGCCGCAT AGGTCACAGCCCACTGCAACATCACCCACCGCTCCTTTTCCTCACAGCCGTGAGTCAGTCTCTCAGGCCGaggacagagaagagaaaatacCCAGTGAATCACTCGGGAAGCTGACGGTGAATGTGCCGAGCTCAAGTACATATCATCAGCTGGAGGACATG GCCACAATGGAGGCTTTAAAGGAGAATTTGGAGCATCGGAAGAGGTGGGAAGAGGGCCATATTGATTACCTGGGCAAAGATGCCTTCGAGAACATCCGGATAAAGCTTGACCAATTTCTCAAATAA
- the gyg2 gene encoding glycogenin-2 isoform X3 produces MPEANQAFVTLATSDAYCMGSLVVGKCLRKHGTTRKLVVMVSPNISREARLSLEDVFDEVVVVDVLDSRDRAHLFWLRRPDLGVTFTKLHCWTLTQYTKCVFLDADTLVLCNVDELFEREELSAAPDPGWPDCFNSGVFVFRPSLETHSHLLEHAKMCGSFDGGDQGLLNAFFSDWAIKDINKHLPFIYNLSTNAIYTYLPAFHNYGHQAKIVHFLGKNKPWHVPYKQQPSTEVTQWDSNRILEQYVNLWWAEYNAHTKTHVDEPAERHDSEPIEQLCKMAAAPCSTHVTTSPHRSQPTATSPTAPFPHSRESVSQAEDREEKIPSESLGKLTVNVPSSSTYHQLEDMCSTLDIVSAADPEDLEKSELQEPLVEQKQLEDVSGAESALSEATPDNATMEALKENLEHRKRWEEGHIDYLGKDAFENIRIKLDQFLK; encoded by the exons ATGCCAG AGGCTAACCAGGCCTTTGTGACCCTGGCTACTAGTGATGCCTACTGCATGGGGAGTCTAGTGGTGGGCAAGTGCTTGCGAAAGCATGGAACAACTCGAAAACTGGTGGTGATGGTTTCTCCCAACATTAGCAGAGAGGCACG TTTGTCTTTAGAAGACGTGTTTGATGAGGTTGTAGTGGTGGACGTGTTGGACAGCAGGGACAGGGCTCACCTTTTCTGGCTGAGGCGTCCAGACCTGGGTGTCACCTTCACCAAACTTCACTGTTGGACGCTCACACAGTACACCAAATGTGTGTTTCTGGATGCTGATACACTT GTGCTGTGTAATGTCGATGAGCTGTTTGAGCGAGAAGAGCTCTCTGCGGCTCCAGATCCAGGCTGGCCCGATTGCTTCAACTCTGGCGTGTTTGTATTCAGACCGTCACTGGAGACCCACTCACACCTGCTGGAGCACGCCAAGATGTGTGGCAGCTTTGATG gaggtgaTCAGGGACTTTTAAATGCCTTTTTCAGTGACTGGGCAATAAAGGACATCAATAAGCATCTCCCATTCATTTACAACCTCAGCACCAATGCAATCTACACCTATTTACCAGCTTTCCACAA TTATGGCCATCAAGCAAAGATCGTCCACTTCCTGGGAAAGAACAAGCCATGGCATGTTCCATACAAGCAGCAACCATCCACTGAGGTTACTCAATGGGATTCCAACAGGATCTTGGAGCAATATGTGAACCTGTGGTGGGCAGAGTACAACGCTCACACAAAAACGCATGTAGATGAGCCTGCTGAGCGCCATGATTCTGAACCGATTGAGCAGCTATGCAAAATGGCAGCTGCACCCTGTTCCACCCATGTGACCACTTCGCCGCAT AGGTCACAGCCCACTGCAACATCACCCACCGCTCCTTTTCCTCACAGCCGTGAGTCAGTCTCTCAGGCCGaggacagagaagagaaaatacCCAGTGAATCACTCGGGAAGCTGACGGTGAATGTGCCGAGCTCAAGTACATATCATCAGCTGGAGGACATG TGTTCTACTCTTGACATTGTATCTGCTGCCGATCCTGAGGATTTGGAAAAGTCCGAGCTTCAGGAGCCACTAGTTGAACAAAAACAATTAGAAGACGTCTCAGGAGCAGAATCTGCCCTCTCAGAAGCCACACCAGACAAT GCCACAATGGAGGCTTTAAAGGAGAATTTGGAGCATCGGAAGAGGTGGGAAGAGGGCCATATTGATTACCTGGGCAAAGATGCCTTCGAGAACATCCGGATAAAGCTTGACCAATTTCTCAAATAA
- the gyg2 gene encoding glycogenin-2 isoform X2, translated as MGSLVVGKCLRKHGTTRKLVVMVSPNISREARLSLEDVFDEVVVVDVLDSRDRAHLFWLRRPDLGVTFTKLHCWTLTQYTKCVFLDADTLVLCNVDELFEREELSAAPDPGWPDCFNSGVFVFRPSLETHSHLLEHAKMCGSFDGGDQGLLNAFFSDWAIKDINKHLPFIYNLSTNAIYTYLPAFHNYGHQAKIVHFLGKNKPWHVPYKQQPSTEVTQWDSNRILEQYVNLWWAEYNAHTKTHVDEPAERHDSEPIEQLCKMAAAPCSTHVTTSPHRSQPTATSPTAPFPHSRESVSQAEDREEKIPSESLGKLTVNVPSSSTYHQLEDMCSTLDIVSAADPEDLEKSELQEPLVEQKQLEDVSGAESALSEATPDNCSTLDIVSAANPEDLEKSELQEPLVEQKQLEEVSGAESALSEATPDNATMEALKENLEHRKRWEEGHIDYLGKDAFENIRIKLDQFLK; from the exons ATGGGGAGTCTAGTGGTGGGCAAGTGCTTGCGAAAGCATGGAACAACTCGAAAACTGGTGGTGATGGTTTCTCCCAACATTAGCAGAGAGGCACG TTTGTCTTTAGAAGACGTGTTTGATGAGGTTGTAGTGGTGGACGTGTTGGACAGCAGGGACAGGGCTCACCTTTTCTGGCTGAGGCGTCCAGACCTGGGTGTCACCTTCACCAAACTTCACTGTTGGACGCTCACACAGTACACCAAATGTGTGTTTCTGGATGCTGATACACTT GTGCTGTGTAATGTCGATGAGCTGTTTGAGCGAGAAGAGCTCTCTGCGGCTCCAGATCCAGGCTGGCCCGATTGCTTCAACTCTGGCGTGTTTGTATTCAGACCGTCACTGGAGACCCACTCACACCTGCTGGAGCACGCCAAGATGTGTGGCAGCTTTGATG gaggtgaTCAGGGACTTTTAAATGCCTTTTTCAGTGACTGGGCAATAAAGGACATCAATAAGCATCTCCCATTCATTTACAACCTCAGCACCAATGCAATCTACACCTATTTACCAGCTTTCCACAA TTATGGCCATCAAGCAAAGATCGTCCACTTCCTGGGAAAGAACAAGCCATGGCATGTTCCATACAAGCAGCAACCATCCACTGAGGTTACTCAATGGGATTCCAACAGGATCTTGGAGCAATATGTGAACCTGTGGTGGGCAGAGTACAACGCTCACACAAAAACGCATGTAGATGAGCCTGCTGAGCGCCATGATTCTGAACCGATTGAGCAGCTATGCAAAATGGCAGCTGCACCCTGTTCCACCCATGTGACCACTTCGCCGCAT AGGTCACAGCCCACTGCAACATCACCCACCGCTCCTTTTCCTCACAGCCGTGAGTCAGTCTCTCAGGCCGaggacagagaagagaaaatacCCAGTGAATCACTCGGGAAGCTGACGGTGAATGTGCCGAGCTCAAGTACATATCATCAGCTGGAGGACATG TGTTCTACTCTTGACATTGTATCTGCTGCCGATCCTGAGGATTTGGAAAAGTCCGAGCTTCAGGAGCCACTAGTTGAACAAAAACAATTAGAAGACGTCTCAGGAGCAGAATCTGCCCTCTCAGAAGCCACACCAGACAAT TGTTCTACTCTTGACATTGTATCTGCTGCCAATCCTGAGGATTTGGAAAAGTCCGAGCTTCAGGAGCCACTAGTTGAACAAAAACAGTTAGAAGAGGTCTCAGGAGCAGAATCTGCCCTCTCAGAAGCCACACCAGACAAT GCCACAATGGAGGCTTTAAAGGAGAATTTGGAGCATCGGAAGAGGTGGGAAGAGGGCCATATTGATTACCTGGGCAAAGATGCCTTCGAGAACATCCGGATAAAGCTTGACCAATTTCTCAAATAA
- the cd99 gene encoding CD99 molecule isoform X1 → MTSYLWILLFGVLVITKAQDLSLSDALDDDDDKPPTSKPEQKPPKTGGDGLDLADALLPDPKKPDAEDPVQPVVPPKGGGGFSDTDLEEAGNDGYNPDVNPGGRSRGSAGDIPDTQDDNTKAAEGGQMAAIISAVAVAIFGAASSYFAYQKKKLCFKAQGGTDPESGRTQSTTQSDPQAYSNLLRSS, encoded by the exons ATTTGAGTCTTTCAGATGCCTTAGACG atgatgatgataaaccACCTACATCTAAACCAG AGCAAAAGCCGCCCAAGACAGGAGGAgatg GCCTTGACCTTGCAGATGCTCTCCTTCCAG aCCCAAAAAAACCTGATGCTgaag ATCCTGTGCAACCTGTAGTCCCACCAAAGGGTGGAG GGGGCTTCAGTGATACAGATCTTGAAGAGGCTGGTAATGATGGATACAATCCTGATGTCAATCCCGGGGGTCGGTCTAGAG GTAGTGCCGGTGACATCCCAG ATACTCAAGATGACAACACTAAAG CGGCTGAAGGTGGGCAGATGGCGGCCATCATCAGCGCTGTGGCAGTGGCCATATTTGGTGCAGCCTCCAGCTATTTTGCTTACCAGAAGAAGAAACTCTGTTTTAAGGCGCAAGGAG gaaccGACCCTGAGAGCGGTAGAACCCAATCTACCACGCAGTCTGATCCACAAG CTTATAGCAACCTCCTCCGATCGTCCTAA